One genomic region from Puniceicoccus vermicola encodes:
- a CDS encoding sigma 54-interacting transcriptional regulator has translation MIDSKQCQNKDCTIAREGPSLEMLNRSTGINCRSVQELGLLFAVSRSLENSFDLTDVARPVLRRLQDWMGLERGTVAILNRDTGGLLVSEAIGLPRDLAANEYFKLIEPHLEHVVRKKDAIIVHDLDRWSRESDIPSETIEKLQLRPQTGLICIPLKFADEIIGTLSIERRRNPQTGWEADLRLLSMLASIIAQATKVRQEAAEQIQSLREENDRLHQKIGSGNRPQDMIGSASSMRAVYLQIDQVAPSLTTTLIRGESGTGKELVAKAVHERSKRASKPFVKFNCAALPDSIIESELFGHEKGAFTGALATRKGRFEMAHGGTIFLDEIGDISIATQVKLLRVLQEKEFERVGSQEPRRADVRVIAATSRDLETMMAEGTFREDLYYRLNVFPIYVPPLRERKCDILLLCDFFVEKYADRIGVKAPRISSAAIDLLASYHWPGNVRELENCMERAVIIAKGESIKAHHLPPTLQKKSPREGAVSDTLEDALESLEREMLVDALKETGSNMAEAARRLGMTERKMGLRVKKYGIDRERYK, from the coding sequence GTGATCGACTCAAAACAATGCCAGAACAAAGACTGCACGATCGCCCGCGAGGGGCCTTCGCTCGAAATGCTGAACCGATCCACCGGGATTAACTGCCGCTCTGTCCAGGAACTGGGCCTCCTCTTTGCCGTCAGCCGCAGTCTCGAGAACAGCTTTGATTTGACCGACGTCGCACGGCCCGTCCTCCGGCGTCTCCAAGACTGGATGGGACTCGAGCGGGGCACCGTCGCCATCCTCAACCGCGACACCGGGGGCCTTCTCGTCTCCGAGGCCATCGGGCTCCCGCGCGATCTGGCTGCCAACGAGTATTTCAAACTCATTGAACCTCATCTCGAACATGTGGTTCGCAAGAAAGACGCGATCATCGTCCACGATCTGGACCGTTGGTCCCGGGAGAGCGACATACCCTCCGAAACCATCGAAAAACTGCAACTGCGCCCCCAGACTGGCTTGATCTGCATCCCCCTCAAATTTGCCGACGAGATCATCGGGACCCTGAGTATCGAAAGACGCCGCAATCCACAAACCGGCTGGGAGGCAGATTTGCGCCTCTTATCGATGCTCGCCTCGATTATCGCCCAGGCGACGAAGGTGCGCCAAGAGGCCGCCGAGCAGATCCAAAGCCTTCGCGAGGAAAACGACCGGCTTCATCAGAAAATCGGCTCGGGCAATCGCCCTCAGGACATGATTGGTTCTGCCAGTTCGATGCGGGCGGTCTATCTCCAAATCGACCAGGTGGCCCCCAGTCTCACCACGACCCTCATCCGGGGCGAGAGCGGGACCGGGAAGGAGCTTGTGGCCAAGGCTGTCCACGAACGCAGCAAACGGGCGTCTAAGCCGTTTGTAAAATTCAACTGCGCAGCCCTCCCCGATTCGATCATAGAGAGCGAGCTCTTTGGTCACGAGAAAGGAGCCTTCACCGGGGCCCTCGCCACCCGCAAGGGCCGGTTTGAGATGGCGCATGGGGGAACCATCTTTCTCGACGAAATCGGAGACATCTCGATCGCCACCCAGGTCAAACTTTTGCGAGTGCTGCAGGAAAAGGAATTCGAGCGCGTGGGCAGTCAGGAGCCCCGCCGCGCCGATGTTCGGGTGATCGCCGCCACCAGTCGTGATTTGGAAACGATGATGGCCGAAGGCACCTTTCGGGAGGACCTTTATTATCGGCTCAACGTCTTCCCCATCTACGTGCCGCCGCTCCGGGAGAGAAAGTGTGACATTCTGCTGCTCTGCGACTTTTTCGTCGAAAAGTATGCCGACCGGATCGGGGTCAAAGCCCCCCGCATCTCCAGCGCCGCCATCGACCTTCTCGCCAGCTACCATTGGCCCGGCAATGTCCGGGAACTGGAAAACTGCATGGAGCGGGCCGTCATCATCGCCAAGGGGGAATCCATCAAGGCCCACCATCTTCCGCCCACTCTACAGAAGAAATCGCCGCGCGAAGGAGCCGTCTCCGACACCCTCGAAGACGCCCTCGAATCCCTCGAGCGGGAAATGCTGGTCGACGCCCTCAAGGAAACTGGCAGCAATATGGCCGAGGCCGCCCGTCGCCTCGGAATGACCGAGCGCAAAATGGGCCTCCGGGTGAAAAAATACGGGATTGATCGCGAGCGGTATAAGTGA
- a CDS encoding ThuA domain-containing protein, translating to MAKSALIFYGGWDGHFPEEMSLRFESSLRERGHEVTRSDSLSCLDDADSLKAFDVIVPCWTMGELTGDQESALCEAVRAGTGFAGAHGGMGDAFRSAMTYNEMVGGRFVAHPYVGPYTVRVTQPGHPLTHGLAEKFVYDSEQYYLHVDPGLNVLLSTDYDLGCGTVDMPAAWTRKWGNGRVFYCALGHSPKEYDDHPAVWDFIVAGVCWASR from the coding sequence ATGGCAAAAAGCGCTTTGATTTTCTATGGTGGTTGGGACGGCCATTTTCCCGAGGAAATGAGTCTCCGGTTTGAGTCTTCTCTGCGGGAGCGGGGACATGAGGTGACGCGGTCGGATTCGCTCTCCTGCCTCGACGATGCGGACTCGCTGAAGGCCTTTGATGTCATTGTGCCTTGTTGGACGATGGGCGAGTTGACTGGCGATCAAGAGTCCGCTCTCTGCGAAGCGGTGCGGGCGGGAACGGGTTTTGCCGGTGCCCACGGAGGAATGGGGGACGCCTTTCGATCGGCCATGACCTACAACGAGATGGTCGGTGGCCGCTTTGTGGCCCATCCCTACGTGGGACCCTATACGGTGCGGGTGACCCAGCCGGGGCATCCCTTGACCCATGGTTTGGCCGAAAAGTTCGTCTACGATTCCGAGCAATACTACCTCCACGTCGATCCGGGGCTCAATGTTCTCCTCTCGACCGACTATGATCTCGGATGCGGCACCGTCGACATGCCCGCAGCGTGGACCCGCAAATGGGGAAACGGACGGGTCTTCTACTGCGCCCTCGGTCACAGCCCAAAGGAATATGACGACCATCCGGCGGTCTGGGACTTCATCGTAGCCGGCGTCTGCTGGGCCTCGCGGTAG
- a CDS encoding DUF167 family protein: MKTLSVKVKPNAKTSELAEQEDGTWKASLKSPPVDGKANQELIKLISKSFRCPKSDVAIKSGAGSRLKRITIASE; the protein is encoded by the coding sequence GTGAAAACCCTCTCCGTCAAAGTCAAACCCAACGCCAAGACCAGCGAACTTGCCGAGCAGGAGGATGGGACTTGGAAAGCCTCGCTGAAATCGCCACCGGTTGACGGCAAGGCCAATCAAGAATTGATCAAGCTGATCTCCAAGTCCTTTCGCTGTCCAAAATCGGATGTCGCCATCAAGAGTGGCGCCGGATCCCGCCTCAAACGAATCACCATTGCCTCCGAATAG
- a CDS encoding DUF5069 domain-containing protein — protein MNDQPPISAYQEVCGMKYFPRMLDKIRKYAAGELREDFHHHLGIGLDGRTCQFLRIDYQKLKEKTLAGGSDEEIFQWCDENGRQLDENDKIIWNGFVSKIGWKDQVTESLIERKKSSGLEDRDEIQTMVEYFEYDEGRKS, from the coding sequence ATGAACGACCAACCACCCATCTCGGCCTACCAAGAAGTCTGTGGGATGAAATATTTCCCCCGCATGCTCGACAAAATCCGCAAATATGCCGCCGGAGAACTCCGCGAGGATTTTCACCATCACCTCGGGATCGGCCTCGACGGTCGCACTTGCCAGTTTCTCCGCATTGATTATCAAAAGCTGAAGGAAAAAACCTTGGCCGGAGGAAGCGACGAGGAGATTTTCCAATGGTGCGACGAGAACGGACGCCAGCTCGATGAGAACGACAAGATCATCTGGAATGGCTTTGTCAGCAAGATCGGGTGGAAGGATCAAGTCACCGAATCGCTGATCGAACGTAAGAAATCGAGCGGACTCGAAGATCGGGACGAGATTCAGACCATGGTCGAGTACTTCGAATACGACGAAGGACGAAAAAGCTAA
- a CDS encoding macro domain-containing protein has product MMIEITQGDITQAPTQAIVNAANEQLLLGSGVAGAILRTGGSAIQEECYPLAPIREGEAVVTDAGNLRHDYVIHAVAPNGTKPGWENLVSNCASNIFRICEENHIESVAIPALGTGVFNLPPSRVAELLVAAAQKFRGEHLQKIVFVLFDEENFLWFHRANS; this is encoded by the coding sequence ATGATGATAGAAATCACCCAAGGAGATATTACTCAGGCCCCCACCCAGGCCATCGTCAATGCAGCCAACGAACAGCTTCTCCTCGGAAGCGGTGTAGCTGGGGCGATTCTCCGAACGGGAGGCTCGGCGATTCAAGAAGAGTGCTATCCGCTCGCTCCAATCCGCGAGGGAGAGGCTGTGGTGACTGATGCAGGAAACTTGCGGCACGACTACGTGATTCATGCCGTGGCTCCCAATGGGACGAAGCCCGGCTGGGAAAACTTGGTATCGAACTGTGCGAGCAACATTTTCCGAATCTGCGAGGAAAACCACATTGAATCAGTTGCGATTCCAGCCTTGGGAACCGGAGTTTTCAATCTTCCCCCTTCTCGAGTCGCCGAACTTCTCGTCGCGGCTGCTCAAAAATTTCGCGGCGAGCACCTCCAGAAGATCGTTTTCGTCCTTTTCGATGAGGAAAACTTTCTATGGTTTCACCGAGCTAATTCTTAA
- a CDS encoding sulfatase-like hydrolase/transferase, whose translation MSSPKRPNIIWFMVDQMRGQATGANGDPNVFTPHLDNMAVCGTNFPGAVSGYPLCCPCRASMLTARYAHNHSVKCHEDRLDPSFETVTDVFNENEYETIYLGKWHLAGMKEAEGRTALSTVPRDERGRFDTWLGYENNNSQWDCYLHGHDGDDEVEHCKLPGYETDCLTDMALERIESRGEDDPPFFMVVSVQPPHWPSLAPAEYRHYQAQQLQLRSNVPKTEEAKARFDLSGYYAQIENIDANVGRIMDSLQNTGQIDDTHVLFFSDHGDQMGSHGRFGKCVPFEESARVPFLIGGGKPMRYDGWQCGNAPSLVNHVDIAPTSLGLCGIATPDWMEGFDYSHRRTGNNLQERLGSEPDSAYLQLIGQRESGYPWRCVVTRDGWKYACVEGGEWLLINLKDDPYEQNNLAFNPAYQGKREEMKSLLRDWIEKTGDSFPVPQ comes from the coding sequence ATGTCCTCTCCCAAACGTCCCAACATCATCTGGTTCATGGTCGATCAAATGCGCGGTCAGGCGACTGGCGCCAATGGCGACCCCAATGTATTCACTCCGCACCTCGACAACATGGCCGTCTGCGGAACCAACTTTCCCGGAGCGGTCTCGGGATATCCTCTCTGCTGTCCCTGTCGGGCCAGCATGCTCACCGCGCGCTACGCCCACAATCACTCGGTCAAATGCCATGAAGACCGTCTCGATCCCTCCTTCGAAACCGTGACGGACGTGTTCAACGAAAACGAATACGAAACCATCTACCTCGGCAAATGGCATCTGGCTGGGATGAAAGAAGCGGAGGGCCGGACGGCCTTGAGCACCGTGCCCCGGGATGAGCGCGGCCGTTTCGACACTTGGCTAGGCTACGAGAACAACAACAGCCAGTGGGACTGCTACCTCCACGGGCACGACGGCGACGACGAGGTGGAACACTGCAAGCTCCCCGGCTACGAAACCGATTGTCTCACCGATATGGCGTTGGAAAGGATCGAGTCCCGCGGCGAGGATGATCCTCCATTCTTCATGGTTGTCTCCGTGCAGCCCCCTCACTGGCCATCCCTGGCCCCAGCGGAGTATCGCCACTATCAGGCGCAACAGCTACAACTTCGTTCCAACGTTCCCAAGACTGAAGAAGCCAAGGCGCGCTTTGATCTTTCGGGCTACTACGCTCAAATCGAAAACATCGACGCCAATGTTGGGCGGATTATGGATAGCCTGCAAAACACAGGCCAAATCGACGACACTCACGTCCTCTTTTTCAGCGATCATGGCGACCAGATGGGCAGCCATGGACGCTTTGGAAAATGTGTTCCCTTCGAAGAATCTGCCCGCGTCCCGTTTCTCATCGGAGGCGGCAAACCGATGCGCTACGACGGATGGCAATGCGGAAACGCGCCTTCGCTCGTCAACCATGTCGACATCGCGCCGACGAGCCTCGGTCTCTGCGGGATTGCTACACCTGACTGGATGGAGGGATTTGACTATTCTCACCGACGCACCGGAAACAATCTGCAGGAGCGGCTCGGCAGCGAACCCGACAGCGCCTATCTGCAACTCATCGGCCAACGGGAGTCCGGCTATCCTTGGCGTTGCGTCGTCACCCGCGATGGCTGGAAATATGCCTGTGTGGAGGGTGGAGAATGGCTCCTCATCAATCTCAAAGACGATCCCTACGAGCAGAACAATCTCGCCTTCAACCCTGCCTACCAAGGCAAGCGCGAAGAGATGAAATCCCTCTTGAGGGACTGGATCGAGAAAACCGGCGATTCCTTCCCCGTCCCTCAATAA
- a CDS encoding L,D-transpeptidase family protein, with the protein MKRLLLLVLVGCLSACLFYHYGRGLWYPYFLKIRGERTVEEVVHEIRQRPGIDFSAERYERLVLLGLKEERKLEVWGLKPSEDPELVAVFPFTGFSGDLGPKLNEGDGQIPEGIYSIEFLHPNSSYHLSLKLNYPNSWDQQKAREDGRTRPGSDIFIHGKSVTIGCIPIGDEGIEELFLMVAETGKENVEVILAPYDFRLREEVPAIEEIDWENELYQSIKLRLEELGVQFT; encoded by the coding sequence ATGAAGAGACTTCTCCTCCTCGTTCTAGTCGGTTGTTTGTCCGCGTGCCTTTTCTACCACTATGGACGGGGCCTCTGGTATCCCTACTTCTTAAAAATCCGCGGAGAGCGGACCGTCGAAGAGGTCGTTCATGAAATCCGCCAAAGACCCGGGATCGATTTCTCGGCGGAAAGGTATGAGCGACTCGTATTGCTCGGACTCAAAGAGGAACGAAAACTCGAAGTCTGGGGCCTCAAACCATCCGAGGATCCTGAACTCGTCGCCGTCTTTCCTTTCACTGGATTCAGCGGCGACCTCGGTCCCAAACTAAACGAGGGTGACGGGCAAATCCCCGAAGGGATCTATTCGATTGAATTTCTGCATCCGAACAGCAGCTATCACCTTTCGCTCAAGCTCAACTATCCCAATTCCTGGGACCAGCAAAAGGCCCGCGAAGACGGCCGCACCCGTCCAGGGTCCGACATTTTCATCCACGGCAAATCCGTAACGATCGGATGCATCCCCATCGGAGACGAAGGAATCGAAGAGCTCTTTCTCATGGTTGCCGAGACCGGCAAAGAAAACGTAGAAGTCATTCTTGCTCCCTATGACTTCCGCCTTCGGGAGGAGGTTCCCGCAATCGAAGAAATCGACTGGGAAAACGAGCTCTACCAGTCGATAAAACTCCGTCTGGAGGAGCTCGGGGTTCAGTTCACCTGA
- a CDS encoding alpha/beta fold hydrolase, with protein MRFLIPFSFIAASVALLGDEAGIRLESIEYPFEEEVFEFESQGQTLEMVYMDVSPAESDPKGTVLLLHGKNFSGAYFEDTADALVDAGFRVVIPDQIGFGKSSKPEHYQFTFEQLAHNTRELLESVGVEEVQVLGHSMGGMVATRFSLMFPDQVESLTLLNPIGLEDWAAQGVPYITIDQRYEGELAKTAEKIRAYQLESYYDGNWKEEYDPWVELLATFIESPEYPRMAWDQALTGDMVFTQPVVYEFGDLSMPTLLIIGQRDRTALGKNLVSDEARATLGNYPELGKKTAAAIPDSYLVELEGIGHLPHIEAFDRFIDPYLSFLQGVSEGDSSDQIGEAVSAAVAAEE; from the coding sequence ATGCGCTTTTTGATACCATTCAGTTTCATTGCGGCCAGTGTTGCTCTTCTCGGGGACGAGGCGGGTATTCGACTGGAGTCGATTGAGTATCCTTTTGAGGAGGAGGTCTTTGAATTCGAGAGTCAGGGGCAGACCCTCGAAATGGTCTATATGGACGTCAGCCCGGCTGAATCGGATCCGAAAGGGACAGTTCTTCTTCTCCACGGGAAGAATTTTTCCGGAGCCTATTTTGAAGACACAGCCGACGCTCTCGTGGATGCAGGTTTTCGGGTGGTGATCCCGGATCAGATCGGCTTTGGGAAGTCATCAAAACCGGAACATTACCAATTCACCTTTGAGCAGCTGGCCCACAACACTCGGGAGCTTCTGGAATCGGTGGGCGTCGAGGAGGTTCAGGTTCTGGGACACTCCATGGGAGGCATGGTGGCGACGCGGTTCTCGCTCATGTTTCCAGATCAGGTCGAATCGCTGACCTTGCTCAATCCGATCGGTCTTGAGGATTGGGCGGCCCAGGGCGTTCCCTACATCACGATCGACCAGCGATATGAAGGAGAGTTGGCCAAGACGGCGGAGAAAATTCGCGCCTATCAACTGGAGTCCTACTACGATGGAAACTGGAAGGAAGAATATGACCCCTGGGTGGAGCTCCTCGCCACTTTTATCGAGAGCCCGGAGTATCCGCGAATGGCTTGGGACCAAGCTTTGACCGGCGATATGGTGTTCACCCAGCCCGTGGTCTATGAGTTTGGAGATCTGTCGATGCCGACCCTGCTCATCATTGGCCAGCGCGACAGGACCGCGCTGGGGAAGAATTTGGTTTCCGATGAAGCACGCGCCACACTCGGCAATTATCCCGAGCTCGGCAAAAAGACCGCAGCGGCCATTCCTGACTCTTATTTGGTGGAGCTCGAAGGCATTGGCCACCTTCCCCACATCGAAGCCTTTGATCGGTTTATCGATCCATACTTGTCATTTCTTCAAGGTGTGTCCGAGGGCGATTCCTCGGACCAAATTGGCGAGGCCGTGAGTGCTGCGGTGGCTGCAGAAGAGTAG
- a CDS encoding ArsR/SmtB family transcription factor: MVSIGSMAAKEYTHPELSQVTLNAALQALSDPARVTILRAVIESEKGEISCNEIPLQLSKGTVSHHFEALRDAGLIRTRVEGTKCLSSLRREEFEERFPGLLRLVESEVV, translated from the coding sequence ATGGTATCCATTGGTTCCATGGCCGCCAAGGAATACACTCATCCCGAACTCTCGCAAGTAACGCTGAATGCAGCACTGCAGGCGCTCTCGGACCCTGCTCGGGTGACGATCCTTCGAGCCGTAATCGAATCGGAGAAGGGAGAAATCAGCTGCAATGAGATCCCCCTGCAGTTGAGCAAGGGAACGGTGTCCCATCATTTCGAAGCCCTCCGGGATGCCGGCTTAATCCGTACCCGCGTCGAGGGAACCAAATGCCTTTCCTCCCTTCGCCGGGAGGAATTTGAAGAGAGGTTCCCGGGCTTGCTGAGGCTGGTCGAGTCGGAAGTGGTTTGA
- a CDS encoding alkene reductase, with protein MKTATKSPLFQPLTVGAWNLPNRLIMAPLTRCRTGEDRVPNEMMVEYYRQRATAGLILTEATSVEPMGVGYANTPGIWNDKQVKGWKKVTEAVHAEGGRIVLQLWHVGRISDPIFLDGKLPVAPSAIKPDGHVRHLRPMKAYETPRALETEEIAGIVEAYRRGAANAKKAGFDGVELHGANGYLLDQFLQDSTNHRTDNYGGPLENRARLMFEAVDAAVDVWGADRVGLHLSAKADAHDMGDSDLEASFTYVAREAGKRGLAFLFTRESQEEPRLSPKMKKEFGGIMIANQQLDQKTAETLIENGDADAVSWGQLFIANPDLVHRMEIGAPLNEPQSDSFYGGSEEGYIDYPFYEG; from the coding sequence ATGAAAACAGCCACGAAATCTCCTCTCTTCCAGCCTCTCACCGTGGGGGCTTGGAACCTTCCAAACCGCCTGATCATGGCTCCTCTCACTCGCTGCCGGACGGGCGAAGACCGCGTCCCCAACGAGATGATGGTCGAATACTACCGTCAACGAGCAACCGCGGGACTGATTCTGACCGAAGCCACCTCGGTGGAACCGATGGGAGTCGGCTATGCCAACACGCCGGGGATATGGAACGACAAACAAGTCAAGGGCTGGAAAAAAGTCACCGAGGCGGTCCATGCCGAGGGCGGACGGATCGTTCTCCAGCTCTGGCACGTCGGGCGCATTTCCGATCCGATATTTCTGGATGGAAAACTGCCAGTGGCTCCCAGCGCCATCAAGCCAGACGGACACGTCAGGCACCTTCGACCCATGAAAGCCTATGAAACGCCCCGCGCTCTGGAGACCGAGGAGATCGCCGGAATCGTCGAAGCCTACCGTCGTGGAGCCGCCAATGCAAAGAAAGCCGGCTTTGACGGAGTGGAGCTCCATGGCGCCAATGGCTACCTGCTCGACCAATTTCTTCAGGATTCTACCAATCACCGAACTGATAATTACGGAGGTCCACTGGAAAACCGGGCGCGCTTGATGTTCGAAGCCGTCGATGCCGCCGTCGATGTCTGGGGTGCCGACCGGGTGGGTCTCCACCTATCCGCCAAGGCCGACGCGCATGACATGGGCGATTCCGACTTGGAGGCCTCCTTTACCTACGTCGCCCGTGAGGCGGGCAAGCGTGGACTCGCGTTCCTCTTCACTCGCGAATCTCAGGAGGAACCGCGTCTAAGCCCCAAGATGAAGAAAGAATTTGGCGGGATCATGATCGCCAACCAGCAACTGGATCAGAAAACAGCGGAAACGCTGATCGAAAACGGCGACGCCGACGCTGTTTCCTGGGGCCAACTCTTCATCGCCAATCCGGATCTGGTCCATCGCATGGAGATCGGGGCTCCCTTGAACGAGCCACAATCCGACTCCTTCTATGGGGGAAGCGAAGAGGGCTATATCGACTATCCTTTCTACGAAGGATAA
- a CDS encoding HXXEE domain-containing protein → MKFLRNHWFDLGPFLGLGLLGFVWGAEYTGLPLILWISLVSLFFHQFEEYRFPGYFPGLINTTLFGSDRPERYPLNAQTSLAVNVGMGWMTYFLAAVFAEAALWLGIATILVSVGNVFAHTIVFNRKGKTFYNPGMLTAFVLFLPIVIWFFVEIVSTGAATWVDWGIGIPLGFVLNYVGILKLIDWMKNRESPYGFPRRCMVPAVRREGDDRQPLESAD, encoded by the coding sequence ATGAAGTTCTTGCGAAATCATTGGTTCGATCTCGGACCCTTTCTGGGTCTCGGGTTGCTTGGATTCGTTTGGGGAGCCGAGTATACAGGGCTGCCCTTGATTCTCTGGATCAGCCTGGTTTCGTTGTTTTTCCATCAGTTTGAGGAGTATCGGTTCCCCGGCTATTTCCCGGGTTTGATCAATACCACCTTGTTCGGGAGCGATCGACCTGAGCGTTATCCTCTAAACGCCCAAACCTCCCTCGCGGTGAATGTCGGGATGGGCTGGATGACCTATTTTCTGGCCGCGGTCTTTGCAGAAGCGGCTCTTTGGCTCGGCATCGCTACGATCCTCGTGTCGGTGGGAAATGTGTTCGCGCACACGATCGTTTTTAACCGGAAGGGCAAGACTTTCTATAATCCGGGGATGCTGACCGCCTTTGTCTTGTTTCTCCCGATTGTCATTTGGTTCTTTGTGGAAATCGTGAGCACCGGGGCGGCGACTTGGGTTGATTGGGGAATCGGCATTCCGCTCGGTTTCGTTCTCAACTACGTGGGCATTCTCAAACTCATCGATTGGATGAAGAATCGAGAGTCGCCGTATGGGTTTCCGAGGCGGTGCATGGTTCCCGCGGTGCGCCGTGAGGGCGATGATCGCCAGCCGTTAGAGAGCGCGGATTGA